A single window of Papaver somniferum cultivar HN1 unplaced genomic scaffold, ASM357369v1 unplaced-scaffold_139, whole genome shotgun sequence DNA harbors:
- the LOC113335320 gene encoding putative RNA methyltransferase At5g10620: MITFSLNTRISCSKYSSPSSPPGGRQSKYSGQAVRALPIRILTVGRKRSQGVQLLVDEYKDKLKLYCNFEDILIRSNPKNTSNVKAQIEGEDALVMQHIKSGDWVVLLDEHGLDIGSEQMADMVGDAGNSGSSTLSFCIGGPYGHGRQVRERANVTIKLSSMVLNHQIALVVLLEQLYRAWTILKGQKYHH; the protein is encoded by the exons ATGATTACATTCTCCTTAAATACCAGAATAAGTTGCTCAAAGTATTCGTCTCCTTCTTCTCCACCTGGAGGTAGACAATCTAAATACTCTGGTCAAGCTGTG AGAGCACTTCCAATAAGAATACTAACAGTAGGACGAAAAAGATCACAAGGAGTACAGTTGTTGGTAGATGAGTACAAAGATAAGCTCAAGTTGTATTGCAATTTTGAAGACATTCTTATACGTTCTAATCCAAAAAACACCAG CAATGTGAAGGCTCAGATTGAAGGTGAAGATGCACTGGTAATGCAGCATATTAAGTCTGGAGACTGG GTTGTGTTGCTAGACGAACATGGACTAGACATCGGGTCTGAGCAAATGGCTGACATGGTGGGAGATGCAGGAAACTCA GGGTCATCAACGCTATCATTTTGCATAGGTGGACCTTATGGGCATGGTCGGCAAGTGCGAGAACGTGCTAACGTAACAATCAAGTTATCCTCTATGGTTTTGAATCATCAAATTGCGCTAGTAGTCCTGCTTGAACAACTCTATAG AGCATGGACTATACTTAAAGGACAGAAGTATCACCACTGA